From the genome of Metarhizium brunneum chromosome 4, complete sequence, one region includes:
- the PR1_4 gene encoding Cuticle-degrading protease, translated as MFPSLLLLNLLPLALAAPAKRAEPAPLLVPRGDTIPDKYIVKYKETFDFSTADSTIKEYHAKAEKTYSHIFNGFAGALNATAIETLRNHSAVDFIENDATVKISAFAEQSGAPWGLSRISHRRPGGSSYAYDDSAGEGTCAYVIDTGVEASHPEFERRALFLKSFVAGENSDRNGHGTHVAGTIGSKSYGVAKKTTIIGIKVLSDQGSGDYSGILAGMDHAIEDSRTRSCPKGVVANMSLGGGYSAAINQAAAKMIQSGVFLAVAAGNDAKDASQTSPASEPSVCTVGATDSSDRLSSFSNYGAAVDILAPGSNILSTWINGATNSISGTSMATPHIVGLGAYLASLEGFPGAQALCERIRSLATKNTISSVPSGTVNLLAFNGNPSG; from the exons ATGTTTCCAAGTCTCTTGTTGCTCAACCTATTGCCTCTGGCCCTCGCGGCTCCAGCCAAGCGAGCTGAGCCGGCACCACTCCTTGTCCCACGAGGTGACACTATCCCCGACAAGTATATTGTCAAGTACAAAGAGACTTTTGATTTCTCAACTGCCGACAGCACCATCAAGGAATATCATGCCAAGGCGGAGAAAACGTACTCTCACATCTTCAACGGATTCGCTGGCGCGTTGAACGCGACGGCCATTGAGACGCTCCGTAATCATTCTGCT GTTGATTTTATTGAAAACGATGCGACTGTCAAGATTAGCGCATTTGCCGAACAGTCGGGCGCCCCTTGGGGTCTGTCTCGCATTTCGCACCGACGGCCCGGAGGAAGTAGCTACGCCTATGATGACAGTGCCGGTGAAGGCACATGCGCGTATGTTATCGATACTGGAGTCGAGGCTTCGCATCCA GAATTCGAACGTCGAGCCCTGTTTCTTAAGTCTTTTGTTGCCGGAGAGAACTCTGATCGCAACGGTCATGGCACCCACGTGGCTGGAACCATTGGCAGTAAAAGCTATGGCGTGGCTAAGAAAACCACCATCATTGGAATCAAGGTTCTGAGTGACCAAGGCAGCGGCGATTACTCTGGCATTCTTGCCGGTATGGACCATGCTATCGAAGACTCTCGAACACGAAGCTGCCCCAagggcgtcgtcgccaacaTGAGCTTGGGAGGCGGCTATTCAGCTGCCATCAACCAGGCTGCTGCAAAGATGATCCAGTCTGGTGTATTCCTTGCTGTTGCGGCAGGAAACGACGCGAAGGATGCCTCCCAAACGTCCCCTGCCTCTGAGCCTAGTGTATGCACTGTAGGAGCAACGGATTCTTCTGATAGACTTTCCTCCTTTTCAAACTACGGGGCTGCTGTTGACATTCTTGCCCCTGGAAGCAATATCCTGTCAACTTGGATAAATGGCGCTACT AACTCCATCTCTGGTActtccatggccacgccacatattgttggtcttggtgcCTACTTGGCTTCTTTGGAAGGCTTCCCCGGTGCTCAGGCTCTTTGCGAAAGAATTCGCTCTCTAGCTACAAAAAATACTATTAGCAGTGTCCCATCAGGAACTGTCAATTTGCTTGCTTTCAACGGCAATCCATCTGGATAA
- the nagJ gene encoding O-GlcNAcase NagJ, producing MLKLYRATCLWPFLIALVASGLVWPDGAALDTQVILPGRDNGNDDKDNRKDDQQQIPSSWPPPQHISRTGGWVSLNRAVTIVADNGTDAATINAVKAIVSSAGGTATLSSQLSGHGTQILIGAEKADGVAVAAANALTGKSANGLAAEGYVLASGKYQNQDTVVLNGVDARGSFYAAQTLRQLVDARQGIPGVKVRDWPLMPIRGSIEGFYGVPWSHQARLDQYVFYGKHKLNTYIYTPKDDTLLRTNWRDLYDSSGLAQLKELVETANTNHVDFTFALSPGLSVCYSSDSDFNATVAKFDQVRALGVRSFYVALDDIPLAFHCDSDKQKWPNQGNWHWLADAQAYYLNRIQKDYVEANGLMDLETVPTNYAGSAPDPYKGEFGTQLNKKIRIQWTGEGVFSASVAVESVVRADSTYVTDKLFFWDNFPVNDDKPNRLFLNPLTGRDAVLYQHLLGFTSNPMVQPYASMAALANYADYTWNGPAYNATASMAAALRELAGGNNTVYNAVVAFADLNQNWPYRTPAINAPQLSKDMAAFWAARNASAKHADGTRALRDRLQLLTSLPDVLPRMAVGGFAADVAPWSTLAMQWATACQHLVAMLDALDKGQGDEAAREFAAAQKWVGKTAAKTVTGLDGKGQVVPNFITPTTGDGVFDQFLANATAAYKGR from the coding sequence ATGTTGAAACTCTATCGCGCCACGTGCCTTTGGCCTTTTCTCATCGCTCTCGTCGCCTCGGGCCTCGTCTGGCCCGATGGTGCTGCACTAGATACCCAGGTGATCTTGCCTGGCCGGGATAACGGTAACGACGACAAAGACAACAGGAAAGATGATCAGCAACAGATCCCGTCCAGCtggcctcctcctcagcaCATCTCGAGAACTGGCGGCTGGGTCTCGCTCAACCGCGCTGTCACCATTGTCGCCGACAATGGCACCGACGCTGCCACCATCAATGCTGTCAAGGCCATCGTCTCTTCCGCTGGCGGCACAGCCACACTCTCGTCACAGCTCTCGGGCCATGGCACGCAGATTTTGATTGGGGCCGAGAAGGCAGAcggtgttgctgttgctgccgccaaCGCACTCACGGGAAAATCTGCAaatggcctcgccgccgagggcTACGTCCTTGCATCGGGCAAGTACCAGAACCAGGACACCGTTGTTCTCAACGGTGTAGATGCGCGCGGCAGCTTCTACGCCGCCCAAACCCTTCGACAGCTCGTAGATGCTCGCCAGGGGATCCCTGGCGTCAAGGTGCGCGACTGGCCCCTTATGCCCATCCGTGGCTCTATCGAGGGCTTCTACGGCGTGCCATGGTCTCACCAGGCGCGTCTCGACCAGTATGTCTTCTACGGCAAGCACAAGTTGAACACGTACATCTACACGCCCAAGGACGACACGCTCCTCCGCACCAACTGGCGTGACCTTTATGACAGCAGTGGCCTCGCGCAGCTGAAGGAGCTTGTCGAGActgccaacaccaaccacGTCGACTTCACGTTTGCTCTCTCGCCCGGGTTGAGTGTATGCTACTCTTCCGACTCGGACTTCAATGCTACCGTTGCCAAGTTTGACCAAGTCCGCGCCCTCGGCGTCCGCAGCTTCTACGTTGCTCTGGATGACATCCCTCTCGCATTCCACTGTGATTCGGATAAGCAAAAGTGGCCCAACCAGGGAAACTGGCACTGGCTTGCCGACGCCCAGGCGTACTATCTCAACCGCATCCAGAAGGACTATGTCGAGGCAAACGGCCTCATGGACCTCGAGACGGTCCCGACCAACTATGCCGGCAGCGCACCGGATCCTTACAAGGGCGAGTTCGGCACCCAACTGAACAAGAAGATTCGCATCCAGTGGACTGGAGAAGGCGTCTTCTCCGCCAGTGTCGCCGTCGAAAGCGTCGTCCGCGCCGACTCGACCTACGTCACGGACAAGCTATTCTTCTGGGACAACTTTCCCGTCAACGACGACAAGCCCAACCGCCTGTTCCTGAACCCGCTCACGGGCCGCGATGCCGTCCTGTATCAGCATCTGCTCGGCTTCACCTCGAACCCGATGGTGCAGCCGTACGCCTCCATGGCAGCACTCGCCAACTACGCCGACTACACGTGGAACGGGCCGGCGTACAACGCAACGGCCTCCATGGCCGCGGCACTGCGGGAGCTCGCCGGCGGAAATAACACCGTGtacaacgccgtcgtcgccttTGCCGACCTCAACCAAAACTGGCCGTATCGCACTCCTGCCATCAACGCGCCCCAGCTcagcaaggacatggccgccTTCTGGGCCGCGCGCAACGCTTCTGCCAAACACGCCGACGGCACCCGAGCGCTGCGCGATCGTCTCCAACTGCTCACCTCGCTGCCAGACGTGCTCCCCCGCATGGCCGTGGGGGGattcgccgccgacgtggcACCCTGGTCGACGCTGGCGATGCAGTGGGCGACCGCGTGCCAGCATTTGGTCGCCATGTTGGACGCGCTTGACAAGGGGCAAGGGGACGAGGCTGCGAGGGagtttgccgccgcccagaagTGGGTGGGcaagacggcggccaagacggtcaCTGGCCTCGATGGCAAGGGGCAGGTTGTGCCTAACTTTATTACTCCAACTACCGGCGATGGCGTGTTTGACCAATTTCTCGCCAACGCTACTGCTGCATACAAGGGCCGGTAG